A genome region from Maridesulfovibrio salexigens DSM 2638 includes the following:
- the rpsB gene encoding 30S ribosomal protein S2 translates to MAYVTMKQMLETGVHFGHQTRRWNPKMRPYIFGARNGIHIMDLQQTVKLFRKAHDFIADNVAKGGKVLFIGTKRQAQEAIAAEASRAGMFHVTHRWMGGTLTNFQTIKKSIDRLKKLEEMFEDGSIKRFPKKEIVMMGREVKKLNLALGGIKDLNGAPAVAFVIDPKREQIAIQECRKLGIPVVAVVDSNCDPDMVDYIIPGNDDAIRAIKLFASHMADACLEGAARRKEDKAMEAEETKAAEKAVETEAKEETPQEAK, encoded by the coding sequence ATGGCATACGTAACTATGAAACAGATGCTTGAGACCGGCGTTCACTTCGGTCACCAGACTCGTCGTTGGAACCCCAAAATGCGCCCTTACATTTTCGGTGCACGTAACGGTATCCACATTATGGATCTGCAGCAGACTGTTAAACTTTTCCGCAAAGCTCACGATTTCATCGCTGACAACGTAGCTAAAGGCGGCAAAGTTCTTTTCATCGGTACCAAGCGTCAGGCTCAGGAAGCTATCGCTGCTGAAGCATCCCGCGCAGGCATGTTCCACGTGACTCACCGCTGGATGGGTGGTACTCTGACCAACTTTCAGACCATCAAGAAAAGCATCGATCGCCTCAAAAAGCTCGAAGAAATGTTCGAAGACGGTTCCATCAAACGCTTCCCCAAAAAGGAAATCGTAATGATGGGTCGTGAGGTTAAAAAACTTAACCTCGCTCTCGGCGGTATCAAAGACCTTAACGGTGCACCCGCTGTTGCTTTCGTCATCGACCCCAAGCGTGAGCAGATCGCTATTCAGGAATGCCGCAAACTCGGTATCCCCGTAGTTGCAGTAGTAGACTCCAACTGCGATCCCGATATGGTTGACTACATCATTCCCGGTAACGATGACGCTATCCGCGCCATCAAGCTCTTCGCTTCCCACATGGCTGATGCTTGCCTCGAAGGCGCAGCTCGCCGCAAGGAAGACAAAGCTATGGAAGCAGAAGAAACCAAAGCTGCTGAGAAAGCTGTAGAAACTGAAGCTAAAGAAGAAACTCCTCAGGAGGCAAAATAA
- a CDS encoding ribonuclease J, whose protein sequence is MSDPQLTVCPLGGLGEIGLNCMMLSTAETAVVVDCGLIFPDDALFGVDIAIPRFDHILTMKDTLKGIVLTHGHEDHIGALPWLLPYIDVPVYGSKFTLGLVENKLREHNLEDYVDLRVVNPHDRIQLGDMAFNFFPVCHSIIEGYALGIETPVGRVIHTGDFKIDRNPLDGHATDLEAISKFSEPGVTLLFSDSTNVEQDGYALTENEIKNTMRDLFIEAEGRILVTLFSSHIQRMQEIFDLAVESKRKVGVSGKSLARNIELARDLGKLRFPGGTLIDLEDLPDYRDDEIVLLVTGSQGESLASLSRLSTGDHRQLSIKEGDLVLMSSRFIPGNTKAITRVINRLYKLGAEVLYEKVQGIHASGHAHREELRTMLETVRPKYFIPVHGEYRHLIKHSRLAVETGVAPERSLVIEDGEPVTFLLHGIRFEENVPVQCTLVDGKGVGDVGQTVLKERQLLAGEGLVIVALVVDVNTGEILRGPEVTSKGFVFEQQYSHLLEDAKCIVLDVFENIPPGHTNKLKERIRSALRRFFRKVLGRDPVVIPLVISITGDEEKDIDAKCDKCVL, encoded by the coding sequence ATGAGTGATCCTCAACTTACAGTATGTCCGCTCGGAGGCCTTGGCGAAATCGGTCTGAATTGCATGATGCTCAGCACTGCTGAAACTGCTGTGGTAGTCGACTGCGGTCTGATTTTTCCTGATGATGCTCTTTTCGGCGTGGACATAGCAATTCCCCGCTTTGATCATATCCTGACCATGAAAGATACCTTGAAAGGTATCGTGCTCACTCACGGACATGAAGACCATATAGGTGCACTGCCGTGGCTGCTTCCTTATATAGATGTACCCGTCTACGGCTCAAAGTTTACCCTTGGATTGGTGGAAAACAAGCTTCGCGAACATAACCTTGAAGACTATGTTGACCTGCGCGTTGTAAACCCGCACGACCGGATACAACTGGGCGATATGGCATTCAATTTCTTCCCTGTCTGCCACTCCATCATTGAAGGATATGCTCTTGGAATTGAAACACCTGTAGGACGAGTAATTCATACTGGCGATTTCAAGATCGACCGCAATCCGCTGGATGGTCACGCAACCGACCTTGAAGCCATTTCTAAATTTTCCGAGCCGGGTGTTACACTGCTTTTCTCTGATTCCACCAACGTTGAGCAGGACGGATATGCGCTCACCGAAAATGAAATCAAGAACACCATGCGCGACCTTTTCATTGAAGCAGAAGGCCGTATTCTGGTCACTCTCTTCTCCAGCCATATTCAGCGCATGCAGGAAATTTTTGATCTTGCCGTAGAATCCAAGCGCAAGGTAGGGGTCAGCGGAAAATCCTTGGCCCGCAATATCGAGCTGGCCCGAGATCTGGGCAAACTGCGCTTTCCGGGCGGTACACTCATCGACCTCGAAGACCTTCCCGATTATCGCGATGATGAAATAGTACTGCTGGTAACCGGATCTCAAGGCGAATCACTGGCCTCTCTTTCACGCCTTTCCACCGGGGACCACCGCCAGCTTTCCATCAAAGAAGGCGACCTTGTACTCATGTCTTCGCGTTTTATCCCCGGCAACACAAAAGCCATTACCCGGGTTATCAACAGGCTTTACAAGCTTGGCGCAGAAGTCCTCTATGAAAAAGTTCAGGGTATTCACGCATCCGGCCATGCACATCGCGAAGAACTGCGCACCATGCTTGAAACAGTGCGCCCCAAATATTTTATTCCCGTACACGGTGAATACAGACATTTGATAAAACATTCCCGTCTGGCCGTTGAAACCGGAGTCGCGCCCGAACGCTCTTTAGTTATTGAAGACGGTGAACCAGTAACCTTCCTGCTGCACGGCATCCGTTTTGAAGAAAACGTGCCTGTTCAGTGCACGCTCGTGGACGGCAAGGGAGTTGGGGATGTTGGACAGACAGTACTCAAAGAACGCCAGCTGCTGGCCGGAGAAGGATTGGTCATTGTAGCATTGGTTGTCGATGTTAACACCGGAGAAATCCTCAGGGGTCCGGAAGTTACATCCAAAGGGTTTGTCTTTGAACAGCAGTATTCCCATCTGCTGGAAGATGCCAAGTGCATTGTGCTTGATGTTTTTGAAAACATACCTCCGGGGCACACCAACAAGCTCAAGGAACGCATCCGCTCTGCCCTGCGTCGTTTTTTCCGCAAGGTACTAGGCCGCGATCCAGTGGTCATCCCGCTAGTTATTTCCATTACCGGGGACGAAGAAAAGGATATCGACGCCAAGTGCGATAAATGTGTGCTCTAA
- the fusA gene encoding elongation factor G, with amino-acid sequence MSEALQNQRTFALVGHGGCGKTSTAEMILFNAGVIDRLGKIEEGTTALDTEPEEIKRRGSIQSGFAGYKWDKNDHFLIDTPGDANFCGDLPYSLAASDGVVFTIDAVDGVKPLSRKAWAAVEKANLPTVIFINKMDRDRADFDSAFDSLNSSLGISPVLLHYPIGIKENFKGVVDMLSGQAYLFEENGKVTKGDIPADIADEVEVLRETMIENIAESDEDLMEKYLEEGELAPEEIAKGLTAGVKNRSLFPVCVGSALENKGGSFLLDMIQTYLPSPLDHPEWQGEDGATRESSADGPVACFVFKTIADPFAGQLTICRVLSGTVSGDLTLTNTNTGSKERMGNIQLMVGKEQKPLKNPAGPGAIITLAKLKETFTGDTLCDDHNKFTLEKPHLAPQLITFALSPAEKGDEDKVFQAIQKLLAEDVNLSLSRDEETGDILLSGMGQNHIEISVEKAKRRYKAEIVLNAPKVPYRETIKGFAEVQGRFKKQSGGRGQFGDCWIKLEPQTKGDGYEFVNSIVGGVIPKQYIPAVDKGVQEAAQKGFLSGSPIIDFKVTLYDGSYHSVDSSEMAFKVAGSMAFKKACEQAGVALLEPLMNVVVEVPDEFMGDIIGDLSSRRGKVLGSDSTAGVTEVKAHVPMSEILKYAPDLRSMTGGQGTFTMEMSHYEECPPPIAEKVIEEYIAGKDE; translated from the coding sequence ATGTCTGAAGCTTTACAAAACCAAAGGACTTTTGCACTTGTGGGCCACGGCGGTTGTGGCAAAACCTCTACCGCCGAGATGATTCTTTTTAATGCCGGTGTGATCGACAGACTCGGTAAAATTGAGGAAGGCACCACCGCCCTCGATACCGAACCTGAAGAAATTAAGCGCCGCGGTTCCATCCAGTCCGGTTTTGCCGGATACAAGTGGGACAAAAATGACCACTTTCTTATCGACACTCCGGGTGATGCAAACTTTTGCGGAGACCTGCCCTACTCTCTAGCCGCGTCCGACGGCGTTGTCTTTACCATTGACGCCGTGGACGGAGTCAAGCCCCTTTCGCGCAAAGCATGGGCAGCAGTTGAAAAAGCAAACCTCCCCACTGTTATTTTCATCAATAAGATGGACCGAGACCGTGCAGATTTCGATTCTGCATTCGATAGCCTAAACTCTTCTCTCGGCATCAGCCCCGTACTGCTGCATTATCCAATCGGAATCAAGGAAAATTTCAAGGGCGTAGTGGATATGCTCTCCGGTCAGGCCTATCTGTTCGAAGAGAACGGAAAGGTTACCAAGGGTGATATCCCCGCCGATATCGCAGACGAAGTAGAAGTTCTGCGCGAAACCATGATTGAAAACATCGCGGAAAGTGATGAAGATCTCATGGAAAAATATCTGGAAGAAGGTGAACTTGCTCCTGAAGAAATCGCAAAAGGACTCACCGCAGGTGTAAAAAACCGCAGCCTGTTCCCGGTATGCGTTGGTTCCGCACTGGAAAATAAAGGTGGCTCCTTCCTGCTGGATATGATCCAGACCTATCTGCCCTCCCCACTTGACCATCCCGAGTGGCAGGGTGAAGACGGTGCAACCCGTGAATCTTCCGCAGACGGCCCTGTTGCCTGCTTTGTATTCAAAACCATTGCCGACCCCTTTGCCGGACAGCTGACCATCTGCCGCGTTCTCTCCGGAACCGTCAGCGGCGACCTGACCCTGACCAATACCAATACCGGCTCTAAGGAAAGAATGGGTAATATCCAGCTTATGGTCGGCAAGGAACAGAAGCCGCTCAAAAATCCTGCTGGCCCCGGTGCAATCATCACCCTTGCCAAGCTTAAGGAAACTTTTACCGGTGACACTCTCTGCGATGACCACAACAAGTTTACCCTTGAAAAACCGCACCTGGCTCCGCAGCTGATCACCTTCGCCCTTTCTCCGGCAGAAAAAGGCGATGAAGATAAGGTCTTTCAGGCTATCCAGAAGCTGCTTGCCGAAGACGTTAACCTCAGTCTTTCCCGTGACGAGGAAACCGGCGACATCCTGCTTTCCGGTATGGGCCAGAACCATATTGAAATCTCCGTTGAGAAAGCAAAGCGCCGCTACAAGGCTGAAATCGTGCTTAACGCACCCAAAGTTCCCTACCGTGAAACCATCAAAGGTTTTGCTGAAGTTCAGGGACGTTTCAAGAAGCAGTCCGGCGGACGCGGACAGTTCGGTGACTGCTGGATCAAACTTGAACCTCAGACCAAGGGTGACGGCTATGAATTCGTCAACAGCATTGTAGGTGGTGTTATTCCCAAGCAGTACATCCCCGCTGTAGATAAGGGTGTTCAGGAAGCAGCTCAGAAGGGCTTTCTCTCCGGTTCCCCGATCATTGATTTCAAAGTCACCCTTTACGATGGCTCCTACCATTCCGTTGACTCCTCGGAAATGGCATTCAAGGTTGCCGGTTCAATGGCTTTCAAGAAAGCCTGCGAACAGGCCGGAGTTGCCTTGCTTGAGCCGCTGATGAACGTCGTGGTCGAAGTACCGGATGAATTCATGGGAGACATCATCGGTGACCTTTCCTCCCGCCGCGGTAAGGTGCTCGGTTCCGACTCCACCGCAGGAGTGACCGAGGTTAAGGCCCACGTGCCCATGTCTGAAATCCTCAAGTACGCACCGGACCTGCGCTCCATGACCGGTGGTCAGGGAACTTTCACCATGGAAATGTCCCATTACGAAGAATGCCCGCCGCCGATCGCGGAAAAGGTCATCGAAGAATACATTGCGGGTAAGGACGAATAA
- the tsf gene encoding translation elongation factor Ts translates to MAITAQMVKALREKTGVGMMDCKKALAECDGNEENAIKYLREKGLAKAAKKAGRATSEGLVGTYTHSNGKLVAMVELKCETDFVAKAEQFIQLSKDLAMQVAATSPVCVKPEDLPQEMLEKEKEIYKQQAIAEGKPENIAEKIVEGRVNKYYKEVCLLEQPFIKDDKKTIKDLLNDTIAVLGENMQIGRFARINLAEAVAEESEAE, encoded by the coding sequence ATGGCTATTACCGCACAGATGGTTAAGGCCCTGCGTGAGAAAACCGGCGTAGGAATGATGGATTGCAAAAAAGCTCTCGCTGAATGCGATGGCAACGAAGAAAACGCAATCAAATACCTGCGTGAAAAAGGTCTCGCCAAGGCTGCTAAAAAAGCAGGTCGCGCTACCAGTGAAGGTCTGGTTGGCACTTACACCCACAGCAACGGCAAACTCGTTGCTATGGTTGAACTCAAGTGTGAAACCGACTTCGTTGCTAAGGCTGAACAGTTCATCCAGCTGTCCAAAGACCTCGCAATGCAGGTTGCAGCTACCAGCCCTGTTTGTGTAAAGCCCGAAGATCTGCCTCAGGAAATGCTTGAGAAAGAAAAAGAAATCTACAAGCAGCAGGCTATCGCTGAAGGCAAGCCCGAAAACATCGCTGAAAAGATTGTTGAAGGCCGTGTCAACAAATACTACAAAGAAGTATGCCTTCTTGAGCAGCCCTTCATCAAGGACGACAAGAAGACCATTAAAGATCTTCTCAACGACACCATCGCAGTTCTCGGCGAGAACATGCAGATCGGTCGCTTCGCCCGCATCAACCTCGCGGAAGCAGTCGCTGAAGAAAGCGAAGCCGAATAA
- a CDS encoding lysophospholipid acyltransferase family protein, with protein sequence MVAWLCASTNRVDLSALDENETYVFMVNHQSFYDIPLLFKYLAPWQFKFVAKKQLFDFPVFGHAMTAGKHISIDRENRRQGMRDIQNAIDTANSGLSPLIFPEGTRNPAPEKDGLMEFKTGGMVLALKCQKPIAPVVMYGVNRVCKKHSLWMNPFQEVKIKALPPIDISEYKVRDRVKLKEQLEEVMGKAYAELRDE encoded by the coding sequence ATGGTTGCATGGCTTTGCGCCAGCACAAACCGTGTAGACCTGAGCGCTCTCGATGAAAATGAAACTTATGTTTTCATGGTTAACCACCAGAGCTTTTACGACATCCCCCTGCTCTTCAAATATCTTGCACCTTGGCAATTTAAATTCGTAGCAAAAAAACAGCTTTTCGATTTCCCGGTTTTCGGACACGCGATGACTGCAGGTAAGCACATATCCATTGACCGCGAAAACCGCAGGCAGGGAATGCGCGACATCCAGAACGCAATTGACACAGCCAACAGCGGCCTTTCCCCGCTCATCTTCCCGGAAGGTACCCGTAACCCCGCTCCGGAAAAAGACGGTCTTATGGAATTTAAAACCGGCGGAATGGTGCTGGCTCTTAAATGCCAGAAACCCATCGCTCCGGTGGTAATGTACGGCGTTAACAGGGTCTGCAAAAAACACAGCCTGTGGATGAATCCTTTTCAGGAAGTAAAAATCAAAGCCCTGCCGCCCATTGATATTTCAGAATACAAAGTCCGTGACCGCGTCAAACTCAAAGAACAGCTCGAAGAAGTAATGGGCAAAGCCTACGCGGAGCTGAGAGATGAGTGA
- a CDS encoding fumarylacetoacetate hydrolase family protein codes for MKVYRIRHGEKIFYATLEDGHFKSLVTGQPGSIPIPSSECVILPIVVPSKIVCVGLNYKAHAAELDMEIPDEPMIFLKPPSAVVGNNDAIVIPSISEQVDYEGELAIIMGQTTKNVQPQDVDPMIFGYSCANDVTARDFQRKDTLFTRAKGFDTFAPIGPCIETDIDVSGLGIRTIVNDKVRQEGTIADMQHSPAELVSYISHHMTLNPGDVILTGTPPGIGTLKAGDRVEVEIEGIGKLSNPVVDDDSLKTPVQ; via the coding sequence ATGAAAGTTTACAGAATCAGACATGGTGAAAAGATTTTCTACGCTACTTTGGAAGACGGACATTTCAAGAGTCTGGTGACCGGTCAGCCCGGTTCCATACCGATTCCATCTTCGGAATGCGTGATCCTGCCCATCGTGGTTCCTTCCAAAATTGTCTGCGTAGGCCTGAACTACAAGGCGCATGCAGCTGAACTGGATATGGAAATCCCGGATGAACCTATGATCTTCCTTAAGCCGCCCTCTGCTGTTGTGGGCAATAACGATGCTATCGTTATCCCTTCCATCTCAGAACAGGTGGATTACGAAGGGGAACTTGCCATCATCATGGGGCAGACAACAAAGAACGTTCAGCCGCAGGATGTCGATCCGATGATCTTCGGGTATTCCTGTGCAAATGATGTCACTGCGCGTGATTTCCAGCGCAAGGACACATTGTTTACCCGGGCCAAAGGATTTGACACTTTCGCACCCATCGGGCCTTGTATTGAAACTGATATCGATGTCAGCGGTCTGGGTATCCGTACTATAGTTAATGATAAGGTCCGGCAGGAAGGCACCATTGCCGACATGCAGCACAGCCCTGCTGAACTGGTCAGCTATATTTCACACCACATGACTCTCAATCCCGGAGACGTGATCCTGACCGGAACCCCTCCGGGAATCGGCACACTTAAAGCAGGGGACCGAGTCGAAGTGGAAATCGAAGGAATCGGCAAACTCAGCAACCCTGTTGTTGACGATGATTCGCTGAAGACTCCGGTACAGTAA
- a CDS encoding bacteriohemerythrin, which translates to MDNEKVCLWKAKYLLDIDEVDAQHQHYFSICSKIVNLCDLVRSDKAVRFGPFIVAIFELRSYAFKHFLTEETLLAKYKYPGAFSHIELHDQYLESIRDFHKKIKIYHAQANASVDNAFLVKVEEVVEFALGWWVKHIMEEDRKYADFIKEVGKEQDKNERYLGG; encoded by the coding sequence ATGGATAATGAAAAGGTTTGTTTGTGGAAGGCTAAATATCTTTTGGACATTGACGAGGTTGATGCTCAGCATCAACATTATTTTTCAATATGTAGTAAGATTGTAAATCTTTGTGATTTGGTCCGATCCGACAAAGCGGTCCGTTTTGGACCTTTCATCGTTGCGATTTTTGAGTTGCGCAGCTATGCCTTTAAACATTTTCTTACAGAAGAAACTTTGCTTGCAAAGTATAAATATCCCGGGGCATTCTCTCATATCGAATTGCATGACCAATATTTAGAGTCAATCCGTGATTTTCATAAAAAAATTAAGATCTATCATGCTCAGGCTAATGCTTCGGTTGATAATGCATTTCTTGTCAAAGTAGAGGAAGTTGTCGAATTTGCATTAGGCTGGTGGGTGAAACATATTATGGAAGAAGATAGAAAATATGCTGATTTTATAAAGGAAGTCGGAAAGGAACAAGATAAAAATGAACGTTATTTAGGTGGTTGA
- the katG gene encoding catalase/peroxidase HPI, whose translation MSDEKKCPVTGRTSSQVAGSGTSNKDWWPNQLNLNILHQHSAKSDPMGKDFNYAEEFKKLDLEALKKDLFELMTDSQDWWPADYGHYGPFFIRMAWHSAGTYRIGDGRGGAGSGSQRLAPLNSWPDNVNLDKARRLLWPIKKKYGRKISWADLMIFAGNCAIESMGLKPFGFAGGREDIWEPEEDIYWGDEDTWLGDTRYSGDRKLDNPLAAVQMGLIYVNPEGPNGDPNAVASGKDVRETFARMAMNDEETVALVAGGHTFGKCHGAGDAANVGPDPEGAPIEQQGLGWKSKFGSGKGGDTISSGIEGAWTPTPIKWDNSYFDTLFGYEWNLEKSPAGAWQWHPSDPEAKKAVPDAHDPSKTHPPMMTTADLSLRMDPIYAPIAKRFHENPEEFADAFARAWFKLTHRDMGPRARYLGSMVPDEELIWQDPVPAVDHELIDNTEIADLKAKILASGLSISKLVSAAWASASTYRDSDKRGGSNGARIRLAPQKDWYVNQPLQLPELLNKLEEIQQHFNSKSGNKKVSLADLIVLGGCAAVEQGAKNAGFDVTVPFTPGRTDASQEQTDVHSFAVLEPAADGFRNYQKVKYSVTPEELLVDKAQLMTLTAPEMTVLIGGMRVLDANFDGSKHGVFTDKPGSLNNDFFSNLLDMDTVWTSTSEDAELFEGRDRESGELKWSATRIDLIFGANSQLRAIAEVYGCEDSGEKFVNDFISAWDKVMNLGIF comes from the coding sequence ATGAGTGACGAAAAGAAATGTCCGGTAACAGGACGCACTTCAAGCCAGGTAGCCGGGAGCGGCACATCCAACAAAGACTGGTGGCCCAATCAGCTTAATCTCAATATCCTACACCAGCATTCAGCAAAATCCGACCCTATGGGCAAAGACTTCAACTATGCTGAAGAATTCAAAAAGCTTGACCTTGAAGCACTCAAAAAAGACCTATTCGAACTAATGACAGACTCGCAGGACTGGTGGCCTGCCGACTACGGACATTACGGTCCATTTTTCATCCGCATGGCATGGCACAGTGCCGGAACCTACCGCATCGGTGACGGGCGCGGTGGAGCCGGATCGGGCAGCCAGCGTCTAGCCCCTCTTAACAGCTGGCCGGACAACGTAAACCTTGATAAAGCCCGCAGGCTGCTCTGGCCCATCAAGAAGAAATACGGACGCAAAATTTCATGGGCCGACCTGATGATCTTTGCCGGAAACTGCGCAATCGAATCCATGGGATTGAAGCCTTTTGGATTCGCTGGCGGCCGTGAAGATATCTGGGAACCGGAAGAAGACATTTATTGGGGCGACGAGGACACATGGCTCGGTGACACCCGCTACTCAGGTGATCGTAAACTTGATAACCCGCTGGCAGCAGTTCAGATGGGATTGATCTATGTGAACCCCGAAGGTCCTAACGGCGACCCCAATGCCGTGGCTTCAGGTAAGGATGTGCGTGAAACTTTTGCCCGCATGGCCATGAACGACGAAGAAACCGTGGCTCTCGTTGCAGGTGGACATACTTTCGGTAAATGCCACGGAGCGGGGGACGCAGCTAATGTAGGGCCAGACCCCGAAGGCGCACCGATCGAACAGCAAGGATTAGGCTGGAAAAGCAAATTCGGCAGCGGCAAGGGTGGCGATACCATTTCCAGCGGCATCGAAGGCGCATGGACACCGACGCCAATCAAATGGGATAACAGCTATTTTGATACCCTGTTCGGATATGAATGGAATCTTGAAAAAAGTCCTGCCGGAGCATGGCAGTGGCACCCATCCGACCCGGAAGCTAAAAAGGCTGTGCCGGATGCACATGATCCGTCCAAGACTCATCCTCCAATGATGACCACCGCAGACCTTTCCCTGCGCATGGACCCGATATACGCGCCCATTGCCAAACGTTTCCATGAAAACCCCGAAGAATTTGCGGACGCTTTTGCTCGGGCATGGTTCAAGCTGACCCACCGCGACATGGGTCCGCGTGCTCGTTATCTGGGGTCTATGGTTCCCGATGAAGAACTCATCTGGCAGGACCCGGTCCCCGCAGTTGATCACGAATTGATCGACAACACAGAAATTGCCGACTTGAAAGCAAAAATTCTGGCATCGGGGTTATCAATCTCGAAGCTGGTATCCGCAGCATGGGCATCCGCTTCCACCTATCGTGACTCCGACAAACGCGGAGGTTCAAACGGTGCGCGAATCCGCCTTGCCCCCCAAAAGGACTGGTATGTAAACCAGCCGTTGCAGCTGCCGGAACTGCTGAACAAGCTCGAAGAAATCCAACAGCATTTCAACAGCAAATCCGGCAATAAAAAGGTATCTCTTGCCGACCTGATCGTACTGGGCGGGTGTGCGGCTGTTGAACAAGGTGCAAAAAATGCGGGATTTGATGTGACCGTGCCGTTCACTCCGGGCCGCACTGATGCTTCACAGGAACAGACCGATGTGCATTCATTTGCAGTGCTCGAACCTGCAGCTGACGGCTTCCGCAACTACCAGAAAGTAAAATACTCAGTTACGCCGGAAGAGCTGCTTGTAGACAAAGCCCAGCTCATGACCCTGACCGCGCCTGAAATGACCGTGCTCATCGGTGGAATGCGTGTTTTGGATGCAAACTTTGATGGCTCAAAGCACGGCGTATTCACAGACAAACCGGGAAGCCTGAACAATGACTTCTTCAGCAACCTGCTCGATATGGATACGGTATGGACATCGACTTCCGAAGACGCAGAACTGTTTGAAGGGCGTGACCGCGAAAGCGGTGAGTTAAAGTGGAGCGCGACCCGCATTGACCTTATCTTCGGAGCCAATTCCCAACTCCGTGCCATTGCCGAAGTTTATGGTTGTGAAGATTCGGGAGAGAAGTTTGTAAACGACTTCATCTCAGCATGGGATAAGGTTATGAATCTGGGCATTTTTTGA
- a CDS encoding ParB N-terminal domain-containing protein translates to MSNPSVCNLSPADVDCSGPWLLHPESPAEKLIPSLKKHGQLVPVLAVEESGKTLLVAGRARVAAASKLGMDVLVRYIDAADDTEKAVLHLEENSARLTDESLKLSAVRFFAARMDVAELPKTVAPLLGIKPKSRDMKFWLDWMELEPEYDELLRRGHIPLAAVSVLIKLGETDRAALVRFFEKLSWSRSNAVNFLTWLYETSRRENKSVVELISAPAFPAFESAGESESPKDAVTRFCKAAKELRYPTLSELEKVHNKIVSEICAGTKWRVEPVGSFETGEVLIQTRFKSREMMQKAMEDLESIAKFSGWEDLFELGRDK, encoded by the coding sequence TTGAGTAATCCCAGTGTTTGCAACCTTTCCCCGGCAGATGTCGACTGTTCCGGTCCCTGGCTTCTGCACCCTGAATCCCCGGCTGAAAAACTTATCCCCTCGCTGAAAAAGCACGGACAGCTCGTTCCGGTGCTGGCAGTCGAAGAATCCGGTAAAACTCTCCTTGTTGCAGGCAGAGCAAGGGTTGCTGCCGCTTCAAAGCTTGGTATGGATGTTCTGGTGCGTTATATAGATGCAGCTGATGATACTGAAAAAGCCGTGTTACATCTTGAGGAAAACAGCGCTCGTTTAACAGACGAATCGCTTAAGTTGTCGGCAGTGCGTTTTTTTGCCGCACGTATGGACGTGGCTGAGCTTCCCAAAACAGTTGCCCCTTTGCTTGGCATTAAGCCCAAATCAAGGGATATGAAATTCTGGCTCGATTGGATGGAGCTTGAGCCTGAATATGATGAATTGCTAAGGCGTGGACACATTCCGTTGGCGGCGGTCTCAGTGCTGATTAAACTTGGTGAAACAGACCGTGCTGCGCTGGTTCGTTTTTTTGAAAAGCTAAGTTGGTCCCGTTCCAATGCGGTTAACTTTCTTACTTGGCTCTACGAGACCTCCCGCCGCGAGAACAAATCCGTTGTTGAATTGATTTCCGCTCCCGCATTTCCCGCATTTGAATCAGCGGGGGAAAGTGAATCTCCCAAGGATGCGGTTACCCGTTTTTGTAAGGCCGCAAAGGAATTGCGCTATCCCACTCTGAGCGAATTGGAAAAGGTTCATAATAAGATAGTTTCTGAAATTTGCGCCGGAACCAAATGGCGTGTTGAGCCTGTTGGCAGCTTCGAGACCGGGGAAGTCTTGATTCAGACCCGTTTTAAGAGTCGCGAGATGATGCAGAAAGCAATGGAAGATCTTGAGTCAATCGCCAAATTCAGTGGCTGGGAAGATCTGTTTGAATTGGGGCGCGATAAGTAA